A stretch of the Duncaniella dubosii genome encodes the following:
- the secE gene encoding preprotein translocase subunit SecE: MSKLKLLTDIEESYTELRYKTTWPTRSQLVKSAVIVLIASIIIAAIIFAMDQVVNTIMHFIYSLGQ, from the coding sequence ATGAGTAAACTTAAACTACTTACAGATATCGAGGAGTCTTATACCGAACTTCGGTATAAGACTACTTGGCCTACAAGAAGCCAACTGGTCAAGAGCGCAGTTATCGTGCTGATCGCTTCCATCATTATTGCCGCGATTATCTTCGCGATGGATCAGGTGGTCAATACCATAATGCACTTCATTTATAGCCTCGGTCAGTAA
- the rplJ gene encoding 50S ribosomal protein L10, translating to MKKEDKIIAIENIAKTLQEYSCFYLTETAGLDAEKTTALRRACNKADIKLMVVKNTLLHKALESLEGDYSELYGALHGSTSLMLSNTGNAPAKLIKEIRKSDKDATLPRLKAAYVEETVYMGEDQLDTLVAIKSKNELIADVVALLQSPAKNVISALSSGGNKLHGILETLSKKEA from the coding sequence ATGAAAAAGGAAGATAAAATCATTGCTATTGAGAATATAGCTAAGACTCTTCAGGAGTATAGCTGCTTCTATCTCACTGAAACTGCCGGCCTCGATGCCGAAAAGACCACAGCTCTCCGTCGTGCCTGCAACAAGGCTGACATCAAGCTTATGGTCGTGAAGAACACTCTTCTTCACAAGGCTCTCGAATCGCTTGAAGGTGACTACTCTGAGCTTTACGGAGCTCTCCACGGTTCGACCTCTCTTATGCTTTCCAACACAGGCAATGCTCCTGCAAAGCTTATCAAGGAAATCAGAAAGTCTGACAAAGACGCCACCCTCCCCCGACTCAAGGCCGCTTACGTTGAAGAGACTGTCTACATGGGTGAGGATCAGCTCGACACCCTCGTGGCTATCAAGAGCAAGAACGAGCTTATCGCCGACGTTGTCGCTCTTCTCCAGTCTCCCGCCAAGAACGTTATTTCCGCACTTTCTTCTGGTGGAAACAAACTTCACGGCATCCTCGAAACACTTTCGAAGAAGGAAGCGTAA
- the tuf gene encoding elongation factor Tu: MAKEKFERTKPHVNIGTIGHVDHGKTTLTAAITTVLAKKGLSEVKSFDQIDNAPEEKERGITINTAHVEYETANRHYAHVDCPGHADYVKNMVTGAAQMDGAIIVVAATDGPMPQTREHILLARQVNVPRLVVFLNKCDMVDDEEMFDLVEMEMRDLLSTYEYDGDETPIIRGSALGALNGEPQWEEKVMELMEAVDNWIPLPPRDIDKPFLMPVEDVFSITGRGTVATGRIETGIVKVGDEVQIMGLGADMKSVVTGVEMFRKLLDQGEAGDNVGLLLRGIDKKDIKRGMVICHPGVVKPHSKFKASVYILKKEEGGRHTPFHNHYRPQFYIRTLDVTGEITLPEGVEMVMPGDHVEINVELINPVACDAGLRFAIREGGRTVGSGQITEILE; encoded by the coding sequence ATGGCTAAAGAGAAATTCGAAAGAACCAAACCGCATGTTAACATCGGTACAATTGGTCACGTCGACCACGGTAAGACCACTCTTACTGCCGCTATCACTACAGTGTTGGCTAAGAAGGGCCTCTCTGAAGTTAAGTCATTCGATCAGATTGACAACGCTCCTGAGGAAAAAGAACGTGGTATCACTATCAATACTGCACACGTAGAATATGAGACTGCTAACCGTCACTATGCACACGTAGACTGCCCCGGACACGCTGACTACGTTAAGAACATGGTTACCGGTGCTGCTCAGATGGACGGCGCTATCATCGTAGTTGCTGCAACTGACGGTCCTATGCCTCAGACTCGTGAGCACATCCTTCTCGCTCGCCAGGTGAACGTTCCTCGTCTTGTTGTGTTCCTTAACAAGTGTGACATGGTAGACGATGAAGAAATGTTCGATCTCGTTGAGATGGAAATGCGTGATCTTCTTTCGACTTACGAATATGACGGTGACGAAACTCCTATCATCCGCGGTTCTGCTCTTGGTGCTCTTAACGGTGAGCCCCAGTGGGAAGAAAAGGTTATGGAGCTCATGGAAGCTGTCGACAACTGGATTCCCCTGCCTCCCCGCGATATCGACAAGCCCTTCCTTATGCCTGTTGAGGACGTGTTCTCAATCACCGGTCGTGGTACAGTTGCTACCGGTCGTATCGAAACTGGTATCGTGAAGGTTGGTGACGAAGTTCAGATCATGGGTCTTGGCGCAGACATGAAGTCGGTTGTAACCGGTGTCGAAATGTTCCGCAAGCTCCTCGATCAGGGCGAAGCTGGTGACAACGTAGGTCTTCTCCTCCGTGGTATCGACAAGAAGGATATCAAGCGTGGTATGGTTATCTGCCACCCCGGAGTTGTTAAGCCCCACAGCAAGTTCAAGGCTTCTGTCTATATCCTGAAGAAAGAAGAAGGTGGTCGTCACACTCCGTTCCACAACCACTATCGTCCCCAGTTCTACATCCGTACTCTTGACGTGACTGGCGAAATCACTCTTCCCGAAGGTGTAGAAATGGTAATGCCCGGTGACCACGTAGAAATCAATGTTGAGCTCATCAACCCGGTTGCTTGCGACGCAGGTCTTCGCTTCGCTATCCGTGAAGGCGGTCGTACAGTAGGTTCTGGTCAGATCACCGAAATTCTCGAATAA
- a CDS encoding TonB-dependent receptor, which translates to MNKKFACLALGLTIISAGASAQGLHKEINVDQKIDPIKRDASRINILPSLQLPALSNSQLPFSDRVVTSRLSDSSPTLAPLAFGDKLSISPYRGYVSLGLGAPKFIADFSAGYRIIDSERSHLNIWSQYCGDIYSSTNLDGNSNTTWNDHSATIGLDLHQKIRQNAALTAGLNYEFGHHTVPYLGSDHFGQNTSRVNADMAFSSKNSGLDFDAAIRYRHFGFYHLSDIESLRQDFESKVTRKTVRQNLFGATLGASLPFSESSALNLDIDADFLCTGLHDRPTYPYSSIQNLAISDSETTGIFAITPYYSLQSSTVSATIGAKLNISTGNDKTFHVAPEVAFAWTPSQVFGFEAKLKGGSYINPVSELYDVSPYLSPYMAYRPSHIPYALDARMSVGPFFGAYLEIFGGYAKASNWLMPVYSESYPGYGIFENTTLTAWHAGAAIGYDYRDVFSVRASYETAPNDYDHSLYEWRDRARHVFNAQLGVRPFKPLSVTLGWEFRAGRRVYGFVPSNPDGLFDIYLPEAASLGCVSDLSLGATYTFTERFSVFARGGNLLNRRYRYIGMRTSQGINGMIGASLKF; encoded by the coding sequence ATGAATAAAAAATTTGCATGTCTCGCCCTCGGGCTGACCATAATCTCAGCCGGTGCATCTGCTCAGGGTCTGCATAAAGAAATCAATGTCGACCAGAAAATCGACCCGATAAAACGCGATGCCTCACGCATCAACATCCTCCCCAGCCTTCAGCTGCCCGCTCTTTCGAATTCGCAGCTTCCATTCAGTGACCGCGTCGTAACATCCCGCCTGTCTGACTCCTCTCCAACTCTTGCCCCTCTGGCCTTTGGCGATAAGTTAAGCATCTCTCCCTACAGAGGCTATGTGAGCCTTGGACTGGGCGCGCCTAAATTCATCGCTGATTTTTCAGCAGGCTACCGCATCATCGATTCCGAAAGATCCCATCTCAACATCTGGAGTCAGTATTGCGGCGACATTTATTCATCGACCAACCTCGACGGCAACAGCAATACAACATGGAACGACCACTCGGCAACTATCGGTCTTGACCTTCATCAGAAAATCAGGCAGAATGCAGCGCTTACAGCCGGACTCAATTATGAATTCGGTCATCACACCGTCCCATATCTCGGATCAGACCATTTCGGCCAGAACACAAGCCGTGTCAATGCCGACATGGCATTCTCGTCAAAAAACTCAGGTCTCGATTTTGATGCCGCTATCCGCTACCGTCATTTCGGGTTCTATCACCTGAGCGACATCGAGTCTCTCCGACAAGATTTCGAGTCAAAAGTGACCCGCAAGACCGTCCGCCAGAACCTTTTTGGCGCTACATTAGGCGCATCGCTTCCCTTTAGCGAAAGCTCAGCCCTGAATCTCGACATTGATGCCGATTTTCTCTGTACAGGTCTACACGACAGACCGACATACCCGTACAGCTCGATTCAGAATCTTGCCATATCAGACAGCGAGACGACAGGCATTTTTGCTATAACTCCCTACTATTCACTCCAGTCTTCAACTGTCTCCGCCACAATAGGCGCAAAACTCAACATTTCGACCGGCAACGACAAGACCTTCCATGTCGCACCGGAAGTCGCATTCGCATGGACACCTTCGCAAGTGTTCGGTTTTGAGGCTAAACTCAAGGGCGGTTCATATATCAACCCTGTCAGCGAGCTTTATGACGTCTCTCCCTATCTCTCGCCATACATGGCTTATAGGCCATCGCATATTCCCTATGCGCTTGATGCCCGCATGAGCGTCGGGCCGTTTTTCGGAGCTTACCTTGAAATCTTCGGAGGCTATGCCAAGGCCAGCAACTGGCTGATGCCGGTATACTCCGAAAGTTATCCGGGCTACGGAATATTCGAAAACACAACCCTGACAGCATGGCATGCAGGTGCGGCAATCGGCTATGACTACCGTGACGTATTCTCAGTCCGCGCATCATACGAGACTGCGCCTAACGACTACGACCATTCACTCTATGAATGGCGCGACAGAGCCCGCCACGTGTTTAACGCCCAACTTGGAGTGCGGCCCTTCAAACCCTTGTCCGTGACTCTCGGCTGGGAATTCCGTGCAGGACGTCGCGTCTACGGATTTGTACCGAGCAACCCGGACGGACTTTTCGATATTTATCTCCCTGAAGCCGCTTCTCTTGGCTGCGTCTCCGACCTCTCGCTGGGCGCAACCTACACCTTTACCGAACGGTTCTCTGTGTTCGCCCGCGGAGGCAACCTGCTGAACCGCCGCTACCGCTATATCGGCATGCGCACCTCACAGGGCATCAACGGCATGATCGGAGCATCATTAAAATTCTAA
- the rplL gene encoding 50S ribosomal protein L7/L12: protein MADLNAFAEQLVNLTVKEVNELAQILKETYGIEPAAAAVAVAAGPAAGAPAEEEKTSFDVVLKSAGASKLAVVKLVKELTGLGLKEAKEMVDGAPSVIKEGIAKADAEGLKKQLEEAGAEVELK, encoded by the coding sequence ATGGCAGATCTTAATGCTTTTGCAGAACAACTTGTTAACCTCACCGTTAAGGAAGTAAACGAACTTGCTCAGATCCTCAAGGAAACTTACGGCATCGAACCCGCTGCTGCAGCTGTTGCAGTTGCTGCCGGTCCTGCTGCTGGCGCACCCGCTGAAGAAGAGAAGACCTCTTTCGACGTAGTCCTCAAGTCTGCTGGCGCTTCTAAGCTCGCTGTCGTTAAGCTCGTTAAGGAACTCACCGGTCTTGGCCTCAAGGAAGCTAAGGAAATGGTTGACGGCGCTCCCAGCGTTATCAAGGAAGGCATTGCTAAGGCTGATGCAGAAGGCCTCAAGAAGCAGCTCGAAGAAGCTGGTGCTGAGGTTGAGCTCAAATAA
- the nusG gene encoding transcription termination/antitermination protein NusG translates to MAEELKKAWYVLRAISGKEAKVKEVLDGAIRNTGLGNYVFQVLIPTEKVMSVRNGKKVVKEKNLYSGYVFVECILTGEVLYELRNTTNVIDFLRGRGKNAAPEALRESEVLRMMGTADEMIDTPDDGNDYMVGETVKVTFGPFSGFSGTIEEVNRERKKLKVMVKIFGRKTPLELENSQVERE, encoded by the coding sequence ATGGCGGAAGAATTGAAAAAAGCCTGGTATGTGCTGCGTGCCATTTCAGGCAAGGAAGCTAAGGTCAAAGAAGTATTGGATGGAGCCATCCGTAACACCGGCCTCGGCAATTACGTCTTTCAGGTCTTGATTCCTACTGAGAAGGTAATGTCAGTCCGCAATGGCAAGAAGGTGGTAAAGGAAAAAAACCTTTATTCCGGCTATGTCTTTGTGGAATGTATCCTTACCGGCGAGGTGCTTTATGAGCTCCGAAACACTACAAATGTGATTGATTTCCTTCGCGGACGTGGCAAGAACGCGGCACCCGAAGCATTGCGCGAAAGCGAAGTGCTTAGAATGATGGGTACTGCCGATGAAATGATTGACACTCCTGATGATGGAAATGATTACATGGTGGGTGAGACCGTAAAGGTTACTTTCGGTCCGTTCAGTGGTTTCTCCGGAACTATTGAAGAGGTTAACCGTGAGAGGAAGAAGCTTAAGGTAATGGTCAAAATCTTCGGACGTAAGACTCCGTTGGAACTCGAGAACTCTCAGGTAGAGCGTGAATAA
- the rplA gene encoding 50S ribosomal protein L1, producing MSKLTKNQKIAQEKVEAGKVYSLAEAVNLVKEITFTKFDASLDVDVRLGVDPRKANQMVRGVVTLPHGTGKQVRVLVLCNSDAEAAAKAAGADYVGLDEYIEKIKGGWTDVDVIITQPAIMGKIGALGRVLGPRGLMPNPKSGTVTNDVAKAVEEVKKGKIDFKVDKNGIVHSSVGKVSFEAPAAADNVREFINTLIKLKPAAAKGTYIKSIYLSSTMSPGIKIDPKSIDE from the coding sequence ATGAGTAAACTGACAAAAAATCAAAAGATTGCCCAGGAGAAAGTTGAAGCCGGGAAGGTGTATAGTCTTGCTGAAGCCGTAAACCTCGTTAAGGAAATTACCTTTACAAAGTTCGACGCTTCGCTTGACGTGGATGTTCGACTTGGCGTTGACCCCCGTAAGGCTAACCAGATGGTGCGTGGCGTTGTGACGCTGCCCCATGGAACCGGCAAGCAGGTACGTGTACTCGTACTCTGTAACTCAGATGCTGAAGCTGCTGCTAAGGCTGCCGGTGCAGACTATGTAGGTCTGGACGAATATATCGAAAAAATCAAAGGCGGTTGGACTGACGTTGACGTCATCATCACCCAGCCCGCTATTATGGGTAAGATCGGTGCCCTCGGCCGTGTTCTCGGTCCCCGTGGCCTCATGCCTAACCCCAAGAGCGGTACTGTGACCAATGATGTTGCCAAGGCCGTTGAGGAAGTGAAGAAGGGTAAAATCGACTTCAAGGTTGACAAGAACGGTATCGTTCACTCGTCGGTAGGTAAGGTTTCTTTCGAAGCTCCTGCTGCTGCCGACAACGTTCGTGAGTTCATCAACACCCTCATCAAGCTCAAGCCCGCTGCCGCTAAGGGTACTTATATCAAGAGCATTTATCTTTCGAGCACAATGAGTCCGGGTATCAAGATTGACCCCAAGTCAATCGACGAATAA
- a CDS encoding acetylxylan esterase, translated as MKNRTATLIILTILVGLVSRAENYPSRSDFLWVTNPDHPDWLYEVGDSAVISIELYRYGIPVKDMDVKYALGDDMLPDDTAGVIRLKDGKAEINIGTMSKPGFRDLRLVATVDGHKSLHHVKVGFSPEKLVPFVKDPADFKAFWKKALEEDRKFPLTYSIEPVEKYTTDKMTCQLVRLQITPDGKSMYGYLFIPKGGGKYPAVLTPPGAGVKTIKDPMIHRYYGEGGMIRLETEIHGLHPELTEAEFAAERKVRGDYLKFGLENPDEYYMKDVYLGCRRFLDFLTSLPEWDGKNLFTQGGSQGGALAITTAMLDERVNGCVANHPALSDMTGYLGDKAGGYPHHFRKNPEDATPDKVRTLEYYDVVNFARHLKCPVRMTWGYNDNTCPPTTSYEVYNVITSPKEALLTPINEHWTTVPTERGHYEWIKSHCK; from the coding sequence ATGAAAAACAGAACTGCCACCTTAATTATATTAACAATACTGGTGGGCCTCGTTTCGCGGGCTGAAAATTATCCGTCGCGCAGCGATTTCCTTTGGGTCACAAATCCGGATCATCCCGACTGGCTGTATGAAGTTGGAGACAGCGCCGTGATTTCGATAGAACTTTACCGATATGGTATCCCTGTAAAAGATATGGATGTGAAATACGCATTGGGCGACGACATGTTGCCGGATGATACCGCAGGTGTGATCAGGCTGAAGGATGGAAAGGCTGAAATAAACATCGGGACTATGTCGAAGCCCGGGTTCAGGGATCTCCGTCTCGTTGCTACGGTCGACGGACATAAGTCTCTCCATCATGTAAAGGTTGGCTTTTCGCCTGAAAAACTTGTGCCGTTTGTCAAGGATCCGGCTGATTTTAAAGCTTTTTGGAAAAAAGCGTTGGAAGAAGACAGGAAATTTCCACTTACTTATAGTATAGAACCTGTCGAAAAATATACAACAGATAAGATGACATGTCAGCTTGTGAGATTACAGATCACTCCTGATGGCAAGTCGATGTATGGTTATTTGTTTATTCCGAAGGGCGGTGGCAAATATCCCGCAGTCCTGACGCCTCCGGGGGCAGGAGTGAAGACCATAAAAGATCCAATGATTCACCGCTATTACGGCGAAGGAGGAATGATACGTCTTGAAACCGAAATCCACGGTCTTCATCCAGAATTGACGGAGGCGGAATTTGCGGCTGAACGTAAGGTCAGAGGCGACTACCTTAAATTCGGGCTTGAAAATCCGGATGAATATTATATGAAAGATGTCTATCTCGGTTGCCGTCGGTTTCTTGACTTTCTGACATCTCTTCCTGAATGGGATGGAAAAAATCTTTTCACGCAAGGCGGGTCGCAAGGCGGGGCTCTGGCTATAACTACAGCTATGCTTGACGAGAGAGTCAACGGCTGTGTGGCAAATCACCCTGCCCTGAGCGATATGACCGGGTATCTTGGAGACAAGGCCGGCGGATATCCCCATCATTTCCGTAAAAATCCGGAGGATGCTACTCCTGACAAGGTACGTACTCTGGAGTATTATGATGTGGTTAATTTTGCGCGTCATCTAAAATGTCCTGTCAGGATGACTTGGGGTTACAATGATAATACTTGTCCTCCAACAACGAGCTATGAAGTATATAATGTCATAACTTCTCCTAAGGAGGCGTTGCTTACGCCTATCAACGAGCACTGGACCACAGTCCCGACCGAGCGCGGACATTATGAATGGATAAAGTCTCATTGTAAATAA
- a CDS encoding tetratricopeptide repeat protein, which yields MKRQFIFTALCCMAAGASHAQYNKPDARGYLERGIHMFDDRNFSGCIDQLTHISQLNPSSSQSEEALYYLGLASQGMGEDRAIDLFRQFLEQYPVSPRRADVMMSIGDYYFTRGNYGQAIQEYSMVNPIALNPDRCDETTYRSAYSYMLLSENTSAASMFRSLQSSPKYGNAARFYLGYLAYAEKDYPLAMQYFRDVDTSREPGNAAPYYEAQISFIQQDYTRALELSRKLIADGTVPQFTPECNRIAGESLYNLGNEEESLPYLWKYCAEASAPEPSAFYILGMDEFRRGDYDAAIKLLQQSANSTSAMGQSAYLFLGQAYLKRGDNNSALMAFENAYRMDFNREVRETAFYNYAVARMDGGRTPFGNSVALLENFLKEYPDSRYSADVQRYIVNGYMSDNDYENALEALDRMPNPSPELQKTKQRVLLVLGSREYTSGKITQAINHLTQAKNMTSGDPSLSRQCDLWLGDCYYSRGSYDEAAACYKNFIASTPKSDFGNRALAYYDLGYTRFDQERYSDALTNFRDAISLLKADNTGLPANLLSDSYNRMADCNYYLSDFNTAAENYAKSYELNPSAGDYALYQLAIMKGLRKDYSGKIGDIDMLISRFPSSGLIPSALLEKAESQSAIGATDKAIATYRKLVEQYSNTAPGRNGYLQLAITYINRGERGKGIDTYKKVITSFPTSEEARIAADDLKQVYAADGDISSFVAFINSVPNAPRYETSELEKLAFQAAENDYVNSGSTSKLNSYINDYPAGADRAHALYYLADAAWNSGNPAEAQGYAVQVLQKHPDASVAEDAMLIKAAAESSLGKTEIAYSTYEELEKRASGANMLREARLGLLRTAADLGKDDDVVATADKILATTAANTSTNTNEIRFMRGMANNNLGNYDIAYKDWKELAANPSDIFGAKSAYYLGNSMFERGMLKEAEEVADKLISSDTPHQYWLARGFILYSDILRKEGKKFEADEYLKSLKSNYPGTEADIFQMIDTRL from the coding sequence ATGAAACGACAATTCATATTCACTGCATTGTGCTGCATGGCAGCCGGAGCTTCTCACGCCCAGTACAACAAGCCTGACGCCCGTGGGTATCTCGAAAGAGGCATCCATATGTTTGATGACCGCAACTTCAGCGGTTGCATCGACCAACTGACACATATCTCACAACTTAATCCCAGTTCTTCCCAGTCAGAAGAGGCCCTCTACTACCTCGGCCTCGCATCACAGGGCATGGGAGAAGACAGAGCGATTGACCTCTTCAGACAATTTCTTGAGCAATATCCTGTGTCGCCGCGTCGAGCCGATGTCATGATGTCGATAGGTGACTATTATTTTACCCGTGGTAACTACGGACAGGCCATACAGGAATACTCGATGGTCAATCCGATAGCGCTCAACCCGGACCGTTGCGACGAGACGACTTACCGTTCGGCATATTCCTACATGCTTCTTAGCGAAAATACATCAGCGGCAAGCATGTTCCGTAGCCTACAGAGCAGTCCTAAATACGGCAACGCCGCCCGCTTCTATCTCGGCTACCTTGCTTACGCGGAAAAAGATTATCCGTTGGCTATGCAATATTTCCGAGATGTCGACACATCTCGCGAACCGGGCAACGCCGCGCCCTATTATGAAGCCCAGATTTCATTCATTCAGCAGGACTACACCCGTGCGCTCGAACTCTCGCGAAAACTGATCGCCGACGGGACAGTTCCACAATTCACTCCCGAATGCAACCGCATAGCCGGAGAATCGCTCTATAATCTCGGCAACGAGGAAGAGTCGCTCCCTTATCTGTGGAAATATTGCGCCGAGGCAAGCGCACCGGAGCCTTCGGCGTTCTACATTCTCGGCATGGACGAATTCCGTCGCGGAGATTACGACGCCGCTATCAAGCTACTGCAGCAATCCGCAAATTCAACTTCCGCAATGGGACAGAGCGCATACCTGTTTCTCGGCCAGGCATATCTCAAACGCGGCGACAACAACTCCGCCCTCATGGCATTTGAAAATGCCTACAGGATGGATTTCAACCGTGAAGTCCGCGAAACCGCATTCTATAACTACGCGGTGGCACGTATGGACGGCGGTCGCACGCCCTTCGGAAACTCAGTCGCTCTTCTTGAAAACTTCCTGAAAGAATATCCCGATTCCCGCTATAGCGCAGATGTCCAGCGCTACATCGTCAACGGCTACATGAGCGACAACGATTATGAAAACGCCCTCGAAGCCCTCGACAGAATGCCGAATCCATCACCGGAACTCCAGAAGACTAAACAGCGCGTTCTTCTCGTTCTCGGCTCACGAGAATACACGTCAGGAAAAATCACACAGGCAATCAATCATCTGACGCAAGCCAAAAACATGACATCAGGAGACCCGTCACTGTCCCGGCAATGCGACCTGTGGCTCGGAGACTGCTACTACTCAAGAGGCAGCTACGACGAAGCAGCAGCCTGCTACAAAAACTTCATCGCTTCGACACCGAAATCAGATTTCGGCAACCGCGCGCTTGCATACTATGACCTTGGTTACACCCGCTTCGATCAGGAGCGTTATTCCGACGCGCTCACAAACTTCCGCGACGCCATCTCCCTCCTGAAAGCCGACAACACCGGGCTGCCCGCCAATCTTCTTTCCGACAGCTATAACCGCATGGCCGATTGCAACTATTATCTTTCTGACTTCAACACAGCCGCTGAAAACTATGCGAAATCCTATGAGCTGAACCCGTCGGCCGGAGATTACGCGCTCTACCAGCTGGCCATTATGAAAGGTCTGCGCAAAGACTACTCAGGTAAAATCGGAGACATCGACATGCTTATAAGCCGTTTCCCGTCATCGGGACTCATCCCATCCGCCCTGCTTGAAAAAGCCGAAAGCCAGTCGGCCATCGGCGCGACAGACAAAGCCATTGCGACCTACAGGAAACTCGTAGAACAATATTCCAATACAGCTCCGGGACGAAACGGATACCTTCAGCTTGCCATAACATATATCAACCGCGGCGAACGCGGAAAAGGCATTGACACATATAAGAAAGTCATCACATCATTTCCCACGAGCGAGGAAGCGCGCATAGCCGCCGACGACCTCAAGCAGGTGTATGCAGCCGACGGCGACATATCATCGTTCGTTGCATTCATCAATTCCGTGCCCAACGCTCCGCGCTATGAGACTTCGGAACTTGAAAAACTCGCTTTTCAGGCTGCTGAAAACGACTATGTGAACTCAGGGTCTACCTCCAAACTCAATTCCTATATCAACGACTACCCGGCCGGGGCGGACCGTGCACACGCCCTCTACTATCTGGCAGACGCCGCATGGAATTCAGGAAATCCCGCAGAGGCTCAGGGCTATGCCGTTCAGGTGTTACAGAAACATCCTGACGCAAGTGTAGCCGAAGATGCAATGCTCATAAAAGCCGCAGCCGAAAGTTCGCTCGGCAAGACAGAGATTGCATATTCCACATACGAGGAACTTGAAAAACGCGCATCAGGGGCCAATATGCTCCGCGAAGCGCGCCTTGGACTCCTTCGGACCGCAGCCGATCTCGGTAAGGATGACGATGTGGTCGCAACCGCCGACAAGATTCTTGCTACCACAGCTGCCAACACCTCTACCAATACAAACGAGATAAGATTTATGCGAGGAATGGCCAACAATAATCTCGGCAACTACGACATAGCCTACAAAGACTGGAAAGAGCTTGCCGCCAATCCTTCTGACATCTTTGGAGCAAAAAGCGCATATTATCTCGGGAACTCCATGTTTGAACGCGGAATGCTGAAAGAAGCAGAGGAAGTTGCCGACAAATTGATTTCATCGGACACACCACACCAATACTGGCTTGCCAGAGGATTCATACTCTACAGTGACATCCTCCGTAAAGAAGGCAAAAAATTCGAAGCAGACGAATATCTTAAATCTCTCAAATCAAACTATCCCGGCACCGAGGCCGACATCTTCCAGATGATCGATACACGCCTCTGA